The genomic segment TTCTTTGCCAGAGTTTAATGGTTGCATCATCAGAGGTTGAGGCTAACCAGCGACCATCAGGGCTAAATTCTACCCGATTCACCCGCCACAGATGTCCAGTTTTCAAGGTTTGTAATAATCGACCCTTATTCGTCCAGAGTTTAATGGTTTTATCTAAGGAAGAGGAAGCAATAATTTGACCATCAGGGCTGAAATTAACCCCCCAAACGGTATCTTCATGTCCAATCAAGGGCATCACCAAAGAATAGCCGATTTTCGAGAGTTTAATGCTTTTATCCCAACTCGCAGAAGCAAGGGTTTGACTATCGGGACTAAACGCAACAGCACTGACTTCTCCCAGATGTTGCCATAATGTTTTATAGGGGTTATACAAGGAAGTCGTGGAATCTTTTCGCCAAAGTTGGATTTGTTGATTCCGAATTCCTCCCGCTAAGAATTTGCCATTAGGACTAAACGCCACACCCCAAACTTCATCTTCAAAGGGGCCAAAGGTCTGGAGTAACACCCCCTCCCGACTCCAGAGTTTAATCGTTTTATCCCGACTGGCGGAAGCCAACTGTTGACTATCAGCACTCCAAGCCACCGACATCACCTCAGCTTCATGTCCGGTGAGGGTTTTTAACAATGTGCCATCGGATTTCCAAATTTTAACCGTTTGATCTTCACCTCCAGAGGCGAATCTTTGACCATCGGGACTAAAGGAAACGGTTTTAATTTTTTCAGTATGGGCGGCTATGGTTTTTAATAGTTTCCCTTCTACTGTCCATAATTTAAGGGTTTTATCAAAACTGGCGGAGATAAGTTTATCTTCGGTGGGACTAAAACTCACAGCCATCACCGGGTCTTCATGTCCAGTCAGGGTTCTAACATAAGTTCCATCGGTTTTCCAAAGTTTAATCGTTTTGTCGTTACTGCTGGAAGCCAGAAGAGGTTGACGGGGACTAAAAGCAATACTAAAAATGGCATCCTGATGTCCTATCAGGGTTTTTAACAGTGTGCCATCGGGTTTCCAGAGTTTAATCGTTTTATCCATACCCCCAGAGGCAATTAAATCTCCTTTGGGACTAAACGCTACGGAATGAATGAGGCTGGTATGTCCCAAGAGTTGATTATATTCTTGAATTCCATAAACGGATTTTTGTAAAGTTAACTGCACAGTTTCACGGGTTTCGGAATCAACATGGGGTAAGGTTTGCAATTGTTTATAAGCTTTCATCGATTGAATTAAAGCTTCAAATCGTTGATTTAGGGCAAATAAAGCTTCAGAAGATTGGCGTAAAGCTTTCATTTCATTGGTTTTTGCTTGCTGTTCATTAACTCTCGCTTGATGATATTGAAACCAACTAATTCCACTTAATCCAATGGCAATAATTAAGGCACTACTCACCGATAATAGTAAAAATCGTTGCAGTTTTGCCGTTTGTTTTTCTTGCAGGAGTCGGGCTTCTGTTTCTCGCATTTTTGCGGCTTCTAAAGCTTGCTGCATTTCCCGGCGATCTAATTCTTCACTTTTGGCTAAAAATTGATAATCTAAATCAGTAATACTGCGACCACTTGACCAATTTTGGGCTTCTTTTAAGGCTTGTCCTCGTAAGAGTCGGGAAGAATCTTGTTGATTTGATTGTACCCAGGCATCAAAAGCTTGAGAATAGGGACGCAGGCTACTGAGTTGTTGGGTGACCCAATCGGCATCAAATACTTCTTGATAAATTCGGTTTTTGACCCGGAGAATTCCGCCAGTTTTGATGGCTAAACCGGATAAAATCAGTTCTGATTGTTCGTTACTATCATCCGTTAAAACTTCTAATCCCTGAAGAATATTTTGATAGATACCGAGGATTCTTCCTAAGCGATAGTGATTGTATTCTATGCGGTTACGGATGGTTCTTAAATGTTCCGGTTCATCTTGGGATTCCCATTTATAAATTATATGCGATCGCACTAAGGATTCTACCCAAAATCCTTCCGTACCCGGAGGAATTGTTAAAACATCATTGCGGGTTTCTTGAGCCGAATTAAGTACCAATTGACAAATTTTTTGAGTTAAAAAGGGTTGTCCTCCTGTCCAATTAATAATTTCCCGCATCACAGCCTGAGCATTGGTAATTTTTTTCTCTAAGCCTGGAATTAACGGTTTAACCTCATTGAGGGTAAAGCCTTCTAATTCAATGGCTGTCCCAATATTAAAGGGGGTACGATTGCGATCAGAAATTAAATCGGATGGTGTTGCAACCCCAAATAAGGCAAAGCTAACCCGGTTATATTCAGGATTAATTGCTCTTTGGTTATAACAAAACCGAATAAAAGCAAAAAAATCATCAACTTTAAAATTTAAGCTTAAAATACTATCAATTTCATCTACAAAAATAATTAAGTTTTTATCGGGAAATTGCGTTAATAAAATATCCTCTATAAAATTGCTTAACCGTTGAACCACTGAAATATCTTCTTCTTCTTTCCACCAATTCTTTAAATTAAATTTCCCTAAAAGGTTAAATCCGCGCCATAATTCGCTAACAATTCCTTTATACCATTGTTGCGCTGTTACCATTTCGCTGCCAATGCGCGTCATGTCTAAAGTTGTACACTGAAAGCCTTCCTGTTGTAAACGATAACGAGTTTTAACCAGCAAAGAGGATTTCCCCATTTGTCGAGAATTTAAAACATAACAAAAATTCCCTTGTTTTAATTGAGAATATAAATCTGAATCCGCTTTGCGGACAACATAAGTCGAAGCATCTTGGGCTAAACTTCCCCCAATTTGATAGTTAGAATAAATCATGAGATCTAGGGAACACCGAACAGCTTAATGGGTAGCCCTATATTATTTTTTGAGCCTCTTGCCTTAAGATACTCATTAATGGTATAGGATGACAGAACATTTTAATCTGCCTAAAAATCTAACACAGATGAACAAAAAACTGGCTGTTTCTCTCTTGACTCTTCTGTTTACCGTTAATTTTCCCTTATTAGGTTGGGCCGAAACCGTGTTAGAAAAAGTAAACCGGACAGGGGTGCTGACCGCAGGGGTGAGGACGGATGCGGTTCCCTTTGGTTATACGGACAAAAATAACGCCTTACAAGGGTATTCTGTTGATTTAATTAAATTGATTCAACAGCGTTTAGAAAAACAATTGAATAAACCGATTAAATTAGACTTAAAAACCGTCACCTTAAAAAATCGATTTACTCAAATAGAAACAGGTCAATTAGATATTGTCTGTGAAGCCACCAGTATTACACCAGAACGAGAAGAAACCGTTGATTTTTCCATTCCCTATTTTACCAGTGGAATTCAACTGTTAGTCCGAGAAGCGGATGCAGAACGTTTAGATCCCACAAAAGCCTCAGAAACTCAATTAGAAACTATCCAAGAAAATAATATCACCGTTGGATTCTTACTGGGAACCACAACAGATGATGAATTCCGTCCGATTTATCCTGAAGCAAAATGGCAAGTTGTTGGTAGTCGTGCGGATGGAATTCGGCGGTTAAGATCAGAAGAAATTGATTTAATTGCGAGTGATGGAATTCTATTATTAGGTGAATTATGGGAACAAGGGGAAGACTTTAAAGCGTTTCGTTTAGTACCTGAACAACCTTTAACCTTTGAAAATTACGGCTGTATTTTACCTCAAAATAGTGCTCAATGGGGAACCTTGGTGAACCAAACTATTACCTCTCAAGAAAATACTCAACTCTGGAATCAATGGTTTGATCCTAAAACAGGGCGTTTTCCTTACCAACGTTTTCAAAGTAAAGCCAAACCTTAAAGGGGAAAGTCCTCTCCCTTTACTTTTTATTCCTCGGATCATTAGTGTCAACTTCAGCCGAAAACCTCTGATTAGATCCCCCTAAATCCCCCTTAAAAAAGGGAACTTTGAACTCTAATCCTCCCCTTTGAAAGGTAGGGGGGATCTAGGACTAGAAAACAATCAACGAACTTTCGGTAATAAGCCTATTTTTAGCCTTAAAAATATAGGTTTTAACCATTAGAGGACGGAACATTCGGTTTTATTAACCGTTGAATACTAACGTATATTGCTAATAGCATTACTCCTACCGATAGGAAACTAAATAAAACCGTTCCCATTGTGAATAAACCTACAACCAGGGTACGAACTGCTGTTGATATTTGAATCACCGTAAAATTCTCGGATTGAATGGGTTTGTTAGCGAATTTTTCAGCGATAATATGGGTTAATTTATAAAAGACTAAGGCAACTCCCCCATACATTAACCCATTCGTAATACAACGGAATAAATTAATAGTATCTGTTTGTGAGGTCGTTTGAGGTGTTTTAGAAGTAGGTTCAGTCATAGTTTATGAGTGTGCTAAACGAATACCAGTAGAAATAAATTTTGCTGTCCAAAACTCTAATTCTGGGTTAGCGATTTGGGTTTTTACAGCTTCTAAAACCCGTAAAGCTTCGGCTTCAGATTCTGTTAAGGCAAACACCGTTGGCCCGGAACCGGACATCATGGTTCCCAGAACACCTTGAGCCTCAAAAGCTTCTCGAAGTTGTAAGACTTGGGGATATTCGGGTAAGGCGACTTTCTCTAAATCATTGTGCAGTAATTTACCAATTTCTGCCCCATCTCGGTGCATAATTGCAGAAACCATCGGCCCAGAATGAACCCGTTGTTGGCGAGTTTGTAAATCCTGGGCTGCTGAAATGTAGGTATCGTTAAACTGTTGACGATAGGTTTTATAAGCCCAAACTGTCGAAATTCCCAAGTTCCGATATTTAGCTAAAACCACATACAAATGATCTAAATTTGTGAGGGGAGAAAGGGCTTCACCTCGTCCCGTTGCTAAAGCAGTTCCGCCTTGAATACAAAAGGGAACATCGGAACCAATTTGAGCCGCTAATTCTTCTAATTCACTTTGAGTTAAACCTAATTGCCACATTAAATCTAAACCGACTAAAACTGCCGCTGCATCTGTTGAACCTCCGGCTAAACCTGCGGCTATAGGAATATTTTTTTTGATATTAATTTCCACTCCCCCAAATTGTGCCATAGCATCGGGGAATTGTTGGGCTAATAATGCCGCCGCCCGATAAGCTAAATTGGTTTGATCATTGGGAACTTCTGCATGAGCACAGCGCACACTAATGGTATCAATTCCAATCGATTGAATGTCAATTTGATCGGCTAAACTAATACTTTGGAGTACCATCGCCAATTCATGATATCCATCGGGGCGATCGCCTATAATTTCTAAGTAGAGGTTAATTTTTGCCGGAGCAATTAAAGAATAGGAACGCATTTGTATTCAGAAGTCAGGAGACAGGAGACAGGCAACAGGAAACAAGAAATACACAGACTATATATCTGTTACTAATTCCGTTGTTTCCAGAAGATTAGCCAAATTTACCCATTGTTCAACGCTGAGGTCTTCGGCGCGAACTTGGGGGTTAATCTCTAATTGTTCCAGTAATTGGGTTAATTGATCTCGACTGACCACACTTTGTAAATTATTTCTTAACATTTTGCGTTTGCTGGAGAAGCCTAATTTTAGTAAGGTTTCCAGATAGGACGGGTTAGAGGCGGGATGTTCGATGGGACGGGGACGCAAACGAATCACCGCAGAATCCACTTTTGGCGGGGGATAAAAGGCTTTTGCGGGGACATCACAGATATAATCGCAGTCGGCGAGATATTGGACTCGCACAGACAACGCTCCAAAGGTTTTAGACCCTGCATGGGCGGTGATGCGTTGGGCGACTTCTTTTTGAACTAACAGGACAATTAATTCATAGGGGTTGGGGTTTGGTTCCGCAATGGTTCCTAATAATTGTTCAACAATTGGCCCGGTAATATTATAGGGAATATTAGCAACAACTTTATTAAGATTTTGGAAATTGGGAAAATCCTGTAATTGCCCCTTAATATCTAGGGTTAAAATATCTCCTTGTAGCAATAAAAAATTATCCAGATCTCCAAATCTTTTAACCAGATTTTTGCATAAATCCGTATCAATTTCGACCGCGACGACAGATTGAGCCACCGATAGCAATTGAGTGGTTAGAATTCCGGTTCCAGGGCCGATTTCTAATAACCGATCTGAAGGAGATAATAATGCAGATTTAACAATTTTACTTAACGCTTTTTCGCTGCGTAACCAATGTTGAGCAAATTGTTTTCGAGGTTGGGGCGATCGCATAGATGAATTAAATAATGGGACTACCATGATGATGAATTAAATACCATTTATTCGCCATCCGAGTATAAATATTCGTTGCCATTGATGTTGCTTGCAGGCGACGGCGACCGACAATTTGCATCACATTTTCTGTTAAAATAACATAAGCAATATCTCCATTAATTTCCGTTGAGATAACCTCAGTTTCAATTTCCAAATATTGAGTGGCTTTAAAAATTTGCTCCCAGGAAGCTCGAATTGCTTCCCATCCTTTCACCGCTTTCCGTCCAGGGTGAATGCAAACCGAAGCAGTTCCCTTTGACCAAATGGTACTCATTGCTTCTAAATCCTGTTTTTCAAAAGCTCGATAAAACGCTTTATTGATCGTTAATACAAGTTGTTCATCCGTCATAACGCTGAAGTAGGGTGAGGGGGTGAGGGAAGCCAGAATAAGCGGATCTCTTCACAAGTGGCCCGAATTATGTCAGTATCATTTCCAGCATCAGGTGTTAGGGATCGGTTAACGGTTAACCGTTGGCTATCAACCGTCAACATCAGAATGTGACAGACTCGCTCAACTTCTCACCCAAAATAGGCCGTGTCAAATCGAACTCAATTGTTAGTTAGTCGTGTTTTAGTGGCTGTGATTGCCATGACCACACCACAAATTGCTCAAGCTACGGAAATTGTAGCTCAAGCCAACCCCCAAGCCAACAAACAGCTTAATGATTTGTTAGAACAGGGCCGAAAGTTGGTGGATGCTGGAGATCTGGAAAATGCCATTACCATCTATACCCAAGCGGTTTCTTTAGATCCTAGAAACGCTAAAATTTATTCCGGGATTGCCTATTTAGAAGCGTTACGCGGTAACTTCCAAGTTGCGGCTCAATATTATCAAAATGCCTTAATCCTAGAACCGAATAATGCAGATTTTCAGTATGGTTTAGGGTTTAGTTTAGCCAATTTACAACAATATGATGCGGCGGCGGATGCCTATCGTCGAGCGACAATGCTCAAACGCGATAATATTCAAGCCCATCAAGGATTAGCAGCAACGTTATTCCGTAAAGGAGACTATAAGGGGGCGATTCAAGCTTATCAAACGATTATTACTCTTGATCCTCGCAATTGGCAAGCCTATTCTTCAATGGGAATGGCATTTCTGAAGCAAGAAAACGTGATGAAAGCCTTAGAAGTGCTGCAACAAGCGGCGATGATAGCACCCAATGAAGCGAGTATTCAAATTAAATTAGGGGCGGCTTTACTTAAATATGGCGATCGCAATGGGGGTGTTGCCGCCTTTGAACGTGCCGCCCAACTCGCTCCCCGTGATGGCGATGTGCAATTCCAAATTGGTGAAATTTTTAAAGCTGAGGAAAACTGGGAAGCCGCCAGCCAAGCTTATCAACGGGCTTTAGCGTTAAAACCAACTTTGATGGAAGCGAATGCAGCCCTTGGAGAATTGCAACTCGCACAACAAGATTATGTCGGGGCAATTATTAGTTATCGTCGGGTGATTGAAAATAATCCCAATGATGCCTCTGCCCATTTTAATATGGGATTGGCACTGAAAGGACGAGGCAGTCGGGAGCAACAAGCGATCGCTTCTTTTCAAAAAGCCTTAGAACTTTATCAGCAACAAGGCAATCCCGAAGGCGTCAAGAAAACCCAAGCTGCTTTACAGCAATTACAACCGAAGAAAAAGTAAATTGATGTCATTAGCGATCGCATTTCCCTGAAAAACTAAGTTTTTGATAAGCTGTTTTTAGGAAGGTGCGATCGCACAAAGTCATATCAAAAACCTGTGTCATCATCTGTAGCAAACATTTAAAGATGGAATAAGTACCCAAACATAATTATTGACACATTTCTAATTCTCTATTCCCTGCGAAGCACTGAGCTTGTCGAAGTGTTCCCTGTTCCCTCTTGAAAATAGGAGTATTCACCGATGCAACTGGAAGATTATTTTGACTTTCAACGACCTGATGATATTCGAGTCAAAGGAACGCGAATCGGAATTGAAACCATCCTATATGATTTCATTCATCGTGCTCGTACTCCCGAACAAATTGCTCAAACTTATCCATCTCTTAACTTAGAACAAGTTTATGCGACTATCCTTTATTATCTACACAATAAAGAAGCCGTTAGTAACTACATTGCAGATTGGTTGGAGTGGAGCCACCAGCAACTAAAAGCACAACAACTTAATCCATCCCCTTCTGCTATTCGCTTGAGAAAACTAAGAGCCGAAAGAGAGGCTATCGAGAAAGGATAATGCCTTTAAAATATTTGCTGGATGAAAATGTAGATCCGATCTACAAAATAGGATTAAGTAAAATTGAGTCAGATTTAATCGTTTGGGCTGTGGGTGAACCTTACTCTCCCCCTAGAGGTACTTTAGATCCAGAAATTTTACTTTGGTGCGAGGAGTATAATTTTATATTGGTGACGAATAACCGTAAATCTATGCCTGTCCACTTGCTCGATCACATCAACGAAGGTCGTCATATACCAGGCATTTTTATTCTCAATGTTAAGTTAACTGTGGGGCAAAATATTAATGAGTTGATTTTCTTAGCACAGGTATCTTTTGAAGGTGAATATCAAGACCAAATTATTCATTTGCCCCATAGTTATGTTTTAGGAGTGCAATAATCGCCCCTAACAAATTATCCTGACTAGGGGAAACCTGTGCAAGGGTACTTCCAAGGTTTCATCAATTATCCAGAGTTAGTCTATTAAATGCTGTTAATACCAGGTCATGATTTACCTATAGGGGAATTTCAGCCGGATTTTTGACCTCAGTTTAAGGAATAAAATTAAAAGGGGAGGTTGAGAAACCCAGTTTTTTGATTGTTGTGAAATTTTTGGAACTGTTTCAGATTTGCTTAGTCCTATTTTTTAGGGTACATTATAACAATTGCCAAAACTTAGGATATAGACACTTGACGGGTACGAGTGGGGGGAACCTTGCCCCTACGACTGTTAACTGTCTGTTCTCCACACCTTTCTTTTTCTCCTGTTTCCTACTATCAATATTATTTCTGAGTGAGGAGTCCAATATGACCGCCAGAGTCAACACTCAATTTTTATCTCAATCTTTTATCGCTACTGGTATTAGCCTAGCCACTTTATTCTTATTAGGACAACCTATAAAAGCGCAAACTTCGGTTTCACCGGAAACGGTCAGTTCTTCATCTTCTACGGTTGTTCCTATCCTTCCCGCTCAAAACCTCAACCCGGATGTTCCCCCCTTAGATGACCCCGGTTTATTTTTACCATCCTTAGAGCAGCCAAGACGTCTGGTTCTACGGTTGGGTCAACGTCGGGTTTATCTCTATCAAGGAGAACAAGTTGTTGTTAGTTATCCCGTTGCTGTGGGTAAAGAAGGATGGGAAACGCCGACGGGGAATTTTAAAGTGATGCAAAAAATTGAAAATCCCGTTTGGCAAGACCCCTGGACGGGAGAAGTTCGTTCTCCAGGCCCTAATAGTGCGTTAGGATTACGTTGGATTGGGTTCTGGACAGATGGAAAAGATGTGATTGGGTTTCATGGAACCCCTACAATCAATTCAATTGGACAAGCCGCCTCCCATGGCTGTGTCAGGATGCGGAATGAGGATGTTGTAGCTTTATTTGAACAGGTGGAAGTCGGAACTCCGGTTATTGTTGAACCTTAAATATTTGATGTTCTATAGAGATTTTCAGGAATCACATCGAGTTCAAACTCATCTGATTCCTTTTTTGATTGTCTCAAAAGACATCAAAGATCTGATAAGCTAAGGCGTATTAAGGTTATTTGAAAATTAATGCTCACCCAAGGGGAGGAATGATGGCGCGGAAACGTCTTTCCGATATGGTACGGCAGGAAACTGAAAAAAGTGCAACGGCTGAAGTGGAAGTTGTCGTCGATGAAAGTGGGGTTGGAGTTCAATCGACTGCCTCACCTACAGAATTTGAGGCTCAACCCGACTTATTAGAGAAAATTGTTGAGTTGAAAACACATTTAGAAACGGCTCAAAAACAAGAACATTCCCTTCAAGAAAAAGTTTTAAAATTACAAGCTGAATTAGATGATAAAAATCAATTTATTGACCGCATGAAAACCGAAATTCAAGAGGCAGATTTAAAAGGAAAATTACAAAAAGCGCAAGAGGCTGCGTTACAATTATCCGAGGCAAATTCTAAATTAATTGATGAATTGAAAAACCTAAAGGAAGAAAATGAATCGTTGAAAAATGCCTTACAACTTAAAGCGCAACCACCACAATCTAAAGCCATTGTCAAACCCAAGGCTACATTAATCCCTCGTCCCTATTCTTCCCCCTCTCAACCTGTTTCTAATGATGATTTTTCCAGTAGCACTTGGTTGCTGTAGAGACTAATATAAAAGAAAAGGGCGAGAAAACCTCGCCCCTACATGGATTAATCGGTTAATCTCTAAGCGGGATTAGCTTGCAAACGCTGCTCTAATAAGCGACGAATCGATGCTTTTTCAATAAATCCCACTAACACCCCATTGCGAACAACGGGTAATTCATTTAATTGTTGTTGTTCTAAGACAGTTACCACGTCTAATAGTGGTTGTTGAGCATCAACAGTTGTTGAAAATTCCACAGGTTGCATCACTTCTTGAACTTGAATTAACGGCCATTGAGAGGTCGGAATTGTTTTCAGGTCATCCCCACTAAT from the Planktothrix tepida PCC 9214 genome contains:
- a CDS encoding AAA-like domain-containing protein, with protein sequence MIYSNYQIGGSLAQDASTYVVRKADSDLYSQLKQGNFCYVLNSRQMGKSSLLVKTRYRLQQEGFQCTTLDMTRIGSEMVTAQQWYKGIVSELWRGFNLLGKFNLKNWWKEEEDISVVQRLSNFIEDILLTQFPDKNLIIFVDEIDSILSLNFKVDDFFAFIRFCYNQRAINPEYNRVSFALFGVATPSDLISDRNRTPFNIGTAIELEGFTLNEVKPLIPGLEKKITNAQAVMREIINWTGGQPFLTQKICQLVLNSAQETRNDVLTIPPGTEGFWVESLVRSHIIYKWESQDEPEHLRTIRNRIEYNHYRLGRILGIYQNILQGLEVLTDDSNEQSELILSGLAIKTGGILRVKNRIYQEVFDADWVTQQLSSLRPYSQAFDAWVQSNQQDSSRLLRGQALKEAQNWSSGRSITDLDYQFLAKSEELDRREMQQALEAAKMRETEARLLQEKQTAKLQRFLLLSVSSALIIAIGLSGISWFQYHQARVNEQQAKTNEMKALRQSSEALFALNQRFEALIQSMKAYKQLQTLPHVDSETRETVQLTLQKSVYGIQEYNQLLGHTSLIHSVAFSPKGDLIASGGMDKTIKLWKPDGTLLKTLIGHQDAIFSIAFSPRQPLLASSSNDKTIKLWKTDGTYVRTLTGHEDPVMAVSFSPTEDKLISASFDKTLKLWTVEGKLLKTIAAHTEKIKTVSFSPDGQRFASGGEDQTVKIWKSDGTLLKTLTGHEAEVMSVAWSADSQQLASASRDKTIKLWSREGVLLQTFGPFEDEVWGVAFSPNGKFLAGGIRNQQIQLWRKDSTTSLYNPYKTLWQHLGEVSAVAFSPDSQTLASASWDKSIKLSKIGYSLVMPLIGHEDTVWGVNFSPDGQIIASSSLDKTIKLWTNKGRLLQTLKTGHLWRVNRVEFSPDGRWLASTSDDATIKLWQRTQTGLLNTQPDKTLKGHKWGVWDVKFSPDSQSLISGSWDKTIKIWGLDGKLRQTLEGHQGQVWGISIQPERQWIASSSDDNTVKIWNFQGQLLQTLTGHQDGVWDVAFSPDGQVLASASRDQTIKLWRWNPSLKSFMDEHTLRGHTGTVMAVAFSPDQKFIASASQDKTIKLWKMDGTLVKTLNAHDNEVYDVKFSPDSKTLISASADKTVILWNLDQVLTLNDFAYACNWVQDYLKTNLRVSPEDRTLCQKMFKSGN
- a CDS encoding amino acid ABC transporter substrate-binding protein gives rise to the protein MNKKLAVSLLTLLFTVNFPLLGWAETVLEKVNRTGVLTAGVRTDAVPFGYTDKNNALQGYSVDLIKLIQQRLEKQLNKPIKLDLKTVTLKNRFTQIETGQLDIVCEATSITPEREETVDFSIPYFTSGIQLLVREADAERLDPTKASETQLETIQENNITVGFLLGTTTDDEFRPIYPEAKWQVVGSRADGIRRLRSEEIDLIASDGILLLGELWEQGEDFKAFRLVPEQPLTFENYGCILPQNSAQWGTLVNQTITSQENTQLWNQWFDPKTGRFPYQRFQSKAKP
- a CDS encoding DUF3082 domain-containing protein, with the protein product MTEPTSKTPQTTSQTDTINLFRCITNGLMYGGVALVFYKLTHIIAEKFANKPIQSENFTVIQISTAVRTLVVGLFTMGTVLFSFLSVGVMLLAIYVSIQRLIKPNVPSSNG
- the ispE gene encoding 4-(cytidine 5'-diphospho)-2-C-methyl-D-erythritol kinase; the protein is MRSYSLIAPAKINLYLEIIGDRPDGYHELAMVLQSISLADQIDIQSIGIDTISVRCAHAEVPNDQTNLAYRAAALLAQQFPDAMAQFGGVEINIKKNIPIAAGLAGGSTDAAAVLVGLDLMWQLGLTQSELEELAAQIGSDVPFCIQGGTALATGRGEALSPLTNLDHLYVVLAKYRNLGISTVWAYKTYRQQFNDTYISAAQDLQTRQQRVHSGPMVSAIMHRDGAEIGKLLHNDLEKVALPEYPQVLQLREAFEAQGVLGTMMSGSGPTVFALTESEAEALRVLEAVKTQIANPELEFWTAKFISTGIRLAHS
- the rsmA gene encoding 16S rRNA (adenine(1518)-N(6)/adenine(1519)-N(6))-dimethyltransferase RsmA; translated protein: MRSPQPRKQFAQHWLRSEKALSKIVKSALLSPSDRLLEIGPGTGILTTQLLSVAQSVVAVEIDTDLCKNLVKRFGDLDNFLLLQGDILTLDIKGQLQDFPNFQNLNKVVANIPYNITGPIVEQLLGTIAEPNPNPYELIVLLVQKEVAQRITAHAGSKTFGALSVRVQYLADCDYICDVPAKAFYPPPKVDSAVIRLRPRPIEHPASNPSYLETLLKLGFSSKRKMLRNNLQSVVSRDQLTQLLEQLEINPQVRAEDLSVEQWVNLANLLETTELVTDI
- a CDS encoding nuclear transport factor 2 family protein, with the protein product MTDEQLVLTINKAFYRAFEKQDLEAMSTIWSKGTASVCIHPGRKAVKGWEAIRASWEQIFKATQYLEIETEVISTEINGDIAYVILTENVMQIVGRRRLQATSMATNIYTRMANKWYLIHHHGSPII
- a CDS encoding tetratricopeptide repeat protein — encoded protein: MSNRTQLLVSRVLVAVIAMTTPQIAQATEIVAQANPQANKQLNDLLEQGRKLVDAGDLENAITIYTQAVSLDPRNAKIYSGIAYLEALRGNFQVAAQYYQNALILEPNNADFQYGLGFSLANLQQYDAAADAYRRATMLKRDNIQAHQGLAATLFRKGDYKGAIQAYQTIITLDPRNWQAYSSMGMAFLKQENVMKALEVLQQAAMIAPNEASIQIKLGAALLKYGDRNGGVAAFERAAQLAPRDGDVQFQIGEIFKAEENWEAASQAYQRALALKPTLMEANAALGELQLAQQDYVGAIISYRRVIENNPNDASAHFNMGLALKGRGSREQQAIASFQKALELYQQQGNPEGVKKTQAALQQLQPKKK
- a CDS encoding DUF433 domain-containing protein; this encodes MQLEDYFDFQRPDDIRVKGTRIGIETILYDFIHRARTPEQIAQTYPSLNLEQVYATILYYLHNKEAVSNYIADWLEWSHQQLKAQQLNPSPSAIRLRKLRAEREAIEKG
- a CDS encoding DUF5615 family PIN-like protein; the encoded protein is MPLKYLLDENVDPIYKIGLSKIESDLIVWAVGEPYSPPRGTLDPEILLWCEEYNFILVTNNRKSMPVHLLDHINEGRHIPGIFILNVKLTVGQNINELIFLAQVSFEGEYQDQIIHLPHSYVLGVQ
- a CDS encoding L,D-transpeptidase, coding for MTARVNTQFLSQSFIATGISLATLFLLGQPIKAQTSVSPETVSSSSSTVVPILPAQNLNPDVPPLDDPGLFLPSLEQPRRLVLRLGQRRVYLYQGEQVVVSYPVAVGKEGWETPTGNFKVMQKIENPVWQDPWTGEVRSPGPNSALGLRWIGFWTDGKDVIGFHGTPTINSIGQAASHGCVRMRNEDVVALFEQVEVGTPVIVEP